One window from the genome of Aeromonas sp. FDAARGOS 1405 encodes:
- a CDS encoding HD domain-containing phosphohydrolase, with protein MNLFRRVIPLYVHIAHLFLGLLLVFALITLGHQYRQTKIMLMKEAEDRFSLIGQLTIQELEGLFRPAALSTNMLAQQRLIEATTLAARMANLPYMATLLKGQRSANGVYAGYHNGDMFWLMRWPADAEVQRLTPPANTHWILKSVRHQETATLTDIFALTDNLTIIEHKQVSGQLFDARTRPWFIQAKQAGRLVQTPPYISIDTQEINLSFAKPMQNGAGVVGVDLSLRSIERLLKSAMITPNMRQAIVNEMGELVTSHKGGMIIHGENGAYRLAKVAEAELPMLQHLIDASQHQNIDKLTFHSEGHDWQGMRIDLPDADESRLSLWIAAPVDELLATAITIRNQTFLLSGIFLILALFAAIMLARTAAKPLDALTQEAGKIASFDFHDPVRVNTYIAEIIDLSQAMGNMKSTIQHFLQLSTSLSSETSFPRLLVRLLSEMQQLTGATGCMLYLSDNGNKTLDLAGLCWNGEVQEQKPTHSIGTLNQPNHPLFQSLQGVELEPVALVTSELQILFPYIEESDTPLTFWPIALKNRDGQLLGTLVFLIDEQKKPLTPQRMAFVKALSSTTAVALTTQRLLEEQRNLLEAFIQLIAGAIDAKSPYTGGHCQRVPELTKMLAEAACEAREGPFQHFSLDEKQWEAIHIAAWLHDCGKVTTPEFVVDKATKLETLCDRIHEVRMRFEVLKRDAEIAYWQARLHGGDEATLKATLQKQWQQLDEEFAFIARCNEGGEFMATEDIARLQQIAGRTWQRTLSDRIGISQDELARKQRAAESPLPVTEPLLADRPDHLFTRSNRERLAPDNPWGFQVNTPEYLYNRGEIYNLSIRRGTLTDEERYKINEHMIQTIIMLDKLPFPANLKQVPEIAGGHHEKMDGTGYPKRLKRDEMSIPARMMAIADIFEALTAGDRPYKKAKSLSEAIRIMGFMQQDHHIDPELFALFLRSGVYLRYAKRYMSPELIDEVDISPYLASH; from the coding sequence ATGAATCTTTTTCGCCGTGTTATCCCCTTGTATGTCCATATTGCACATCTTTTCTTAGGTTTGTTGCTGGTGTTTGCCCTGATCACTCTCGGCCACCAATACCGACAGACAAAAATCATGCTGATGAAGGAAGCCGAAGATAGATTCAGCCTGATCGGCCAACTGACGATTCAAGAGCTGGAGGGGCTATTTCGACCTGCGGCACTGAGCACCAATATGCTCGCCCAGCAACGCTTGATCGAGGCAACAACATTAGCTGCTCGCATGGCTAACCTTCCTTACATGGCAACCTTGCTAAAAGGACAGCGCTCAGCCAATGGGGTTTATGCCGGGTACCACAACGGCGATATGTTCTGGCTTATGCGCTGGCCTGCCGATGCAGAGGTGCAACGCCTGACCCCTCCAGCCAATACCCACTGGATATTGAAAAGCGTTCGGCACCAAGAGACTGCGACCCTCACGGACATCTTCGCGCTGACCGACAATCTCACCATCATCGAACACAAACAGGTATCAGGGCAGCTCTTTGATGCCAGAACGCGCCCATGGTTTATTCAAGCCAAACAGGCTGGACGACTGGTGCAAACGCCACCTTATATCTCGATCGATACTCAGGAGATAAACCTGAGCTTTGCCAAACCGATGCAGAACGGGGCTGGCGTCGTCGGGGTAGACCTGAGTCTGAGATCCATCGAACGCTTGCTCAAATCTGCCATGATCACCCCAAATATGCGGCAGGCCATCGTCAATGAGATGGGGGAATTGGTTACCAGTCATAAAGGCGGCATGATCATTCACGGTGAGAACGGGGCATATCGGCTAGCTAAGGTCGCTGAGGCAGAGCTCCCCATGCTGCAACATCTGATAGATGCCAGCCAACACCAGAACATAGATAAACTGACGTTTCACTCGGAAGGGCACGATTGGCAAGGAATGCGCATTGATCTGCCGGATGCGGATGAATCACGGCTATCACTCTGGATTGCGGCACCTGTCGATGAATTACTGGCTACCGCCATCACCATTCGCAACCAGACCTTCCTATTGTCGGGGATATTTCTGATTCTTGCCCTTTTCGCAGCAATAATGCTTGCCAGAACCGCCGCCAAGCCTCTTGATGCCCTGACGCAAGAGGCAGGAAAAATTGCCAGCTTCGACTTCCATGACCCTGTCCGGGTCAACACATATATTGCCGAAATCATCGATCTATCCCAGGCCATGGGTAACATGAAATCGACGATCCAGCACTTTTTGCAGCTTTCCACGTCACTCTCAAGCGAGACCAGCTTCCCCCGCTTGCTTGTACGGCTACTCAGCGAAATGCAGCAACTCACCGGTGCAACAGGCTGCATGCTCTACCTCTCCGATAACGGCAACAAGACGCTGGATCTGGCTGGGTTGTGCTGGAATGGTGAGGTACAGGAGCAAAAGCCAACCCACAGTATCGGAACCCTCAATCAGCCAAACCATCCACTGTTCCAGAGCTTGCAGGGAGTGGAACTTGAACCCGTTGCATTGGTCACCAGCGAATTGCAGATCCTGTTTCCCTACATTGAGGAGAGCGACACCCCACTGACCTTCTGGCCGATAGCCCTGAAAAATCGCGATGGCCAACTACTCGGCACCCTGGTGTTTCTGATAGATGAACAGAAGAAGCCCCTGACTCCGCAGCGGATGGCATTTGTCAAAGCGCTCTCCTCCACCACCGCCGTGGCGCTCACCACCCAGCGACTGCTGGAGGAGCAGCGCAATCTGCTGGAAGCCTTTATCCAGCTCATCGCAGGGGCCATCGATGCCAAGAGCCCCTATACCGGTGGCCACTGTCAACGAGTCCCCGAACTGACCAAGATGCTGGCAGAGGCGGCATGTGAGGCCCGGGAGGGGCCATTCCAGCACTTCTCGCTCGATGAAAAACAGTGGGAAGCAATACATATCGCGGCCTGGCTGCACGATTGCGGCAAAGTTACCACCCCGGAGTTTGTGGTCGACAAAGCCACCAAGCTGGAAACCCTGTGCGATCGCATTCACGAGGTCAGGATGCGCTTTGAAGTGCTGAAACGGGATGCCGAGATTGCCTACTGGCAGGCGCGTCTGCACGGGGGTGATGAGGCCACGTTAAAGGCGACACTGCAAAAGCAGTGGCAACAGCTGGATGAGGAGTTTGCCTTCATCGCCCGCTGCAATGAAGGGGGCGAATTTATGGCCACAGAGGATATTGCAAGGCTGCAGCAAATCGCGGGCCGCACTTGGCAGCGCACGCTATCCGATCGGATTGGCATCTCTCAGGATGAGCTGGCGCGCAAACAGCGGGCAGCGGAGTCACCGCTGCCGGTCACCGAACCCTTGTTGGCCGATCGCCCGGATCACCTCTTCACCCGCAGCAACCGAGAGCGCCTTGCTCCTGACAACCCTTGGGGATTTCAGGTCAACACTCCCGAATATCTCTATAACCGGGGCGAGATCTACAACCTCTCCATCCGCCGGGGCACCCTCACCGACGAGGAGCGTTACAAGATCAATGAGCACATGATCCAGACCATCATCATGCTCGATAAACTCCCTTTCCCCGCCAACCTGAAACAGGTGCCGGAAATCGCAGGGGGACACCACGAGAAGATGGATGGAACCGGTTATCCCAAGCGGCTGAAACGGGACGAGATGAGCATCCCTGCTCGCATGATGGCCATCGCGGATATCTTCGAGGCGCTGACCGCCGGCGATCGCCCCTACAAGAAGGCCAAGTCCCTTTCGGAGGCCATCCGCATCATGGGATTCATGCAACAGGATCACCATATCGACCCCGAGCTGTTTGCGCTCTTTCTCCGCTCTGGCGTCTACCTGCGCTATGCCAAGCGTTACATGAGCCCGGAGCTCATTGACGAGGTGGATATCAGCCCCTATCTCGCCAGCCATTGA
- a CDS encoding response regulator, with protein MGTSDSHMDIAKIIAGPTLVLEKDNVHSDALCQQLRAIGISQITVVESVEALERCISDGPVAMIICNIDIDSANLLTLLKNIRSTAPYHTLPFLTLTSGTDRSRIEQFVQAKVSDIILTPLKPDILKNRIARLLLATSQSQLQLSQFDFGRLHRFSSSDLIASNQDSPTILVVDDVPDNLMLITSVFRKEFHLKLVKDGEKAINICQSDNPPDLVLLDIMMPKLNGFDVARILREHPHSEHIPIVFMTALDDIYSRKRAMKLGAVDFITKPIDIEMLRFRIANLMRLVHARKDLQKEFDQMLELNRLKESLEFNIRYEIREPLLNAVHLLEELAADPSLNMIQKTQLSITRKSVGDALELTRLATEIYQIETGAFVLKAGKVQLFEIFNRLSVQFKNLYAEKKLDIKLTKPKNYLYDELFIAGDEFLCYSAFQILIRLACEHAAPSSCVEIVCLKKPDSIILNIDSSSMLDISCVSSLFDQLSSSDNKEMHSRNGYHGKIMLEANGATVTASLDEESHLLNISAIFPQEEDFNPYPE; from the coding sequence ATGGGCACATCAGATAGCCATATGGACATAGCAAAAATCATTGCCGGGCCCACGCTGGTACTGGAAAAAGATAATGTGCATAGTGATGCGCTCTGCCAGCAGTTACGTGCCATTGGCATAAGCCAGATTACGGTGGTGGAGAGTGTGGAGGCGCTGGAACGTTGCATATCTGACGGCCCCGTTGCCATGATCATCTGCAATATCGATATCGACTCGGCGAATCTGCTCACACTGCTGAAAAATATCCGCAGCACAGCCCCTTATCACACACTGCCTTTTTTGACCCTGACCTCAGGGACCGATCGCTCACGGATCGAACAATTTGTTCAGGCGAAAGTCTCTGACATTATTTTGACCCCGCTCAAACCCGATATACTTAAAAACAGGATCGCTCGGCTGCTGTTGGCAACCAGTCAATCGCAACTCCAGCTATCTCAATTCGATTTTGGTCGTTTGCACCGTTTTTCCAGCAGCGATCTGATCGCTAGCAATCAGGACAGTCCCACTATTCTGGTGGTTGACGATGTTCCAGATAATTTGATGCTGATCACCTCGGTATTTCGCAAAGAGTTTCATCTCAAGCTAGTCAAGGATGGCGAAAAGGCGATCAATATCTGCCAGTCGGATAATCCACCCGACTTGGTGCTGCTGGATATCATGATGCCCAAGCTGAACGGATTTGATGTCGCCAGAATTTTGCGTGAACACCCCCATTCAGAACATATTCCCATCGTCTTTATGACGGCACTGGATGATATCTATTCCCGTAAACGGGCGATGAAACTGGGAGCAGTCGATTTTATCACCAAGCCGATCGACATCGAGATGCTGCGTTTCCGTATTGCCAATCTGATGCGCCTGGTGCATGCCAGAAAAGACCTGCAAAAAGAGTTCGATCAGATGCTGGAGCTCAACAGGCTCAAAGAGAGCCTCGAGTTCAATATCCGCTATGAAATCCGGGAGCCCCTGCTCAATGCGGTGCATCTGTTGGAAGAGCTGGCGGCCGATCCATCGCTCAACATGATCCAGAAGACACAGCTCTCCATTACCAGAAAATCAGTGGGCGATGCGCTGGAATTGACCCGTCTGGCCACCGAGATCTATCAGATTGAAACCGGTGCCTTTGTTTTGAAAGCGGGAAAAGTCCAGCTCTTTGAGATATTCAACCGGCTCTCGGTACAATTCAAAAATCTCTATGCCGAAAAAAAGCTCGATATCAAGCTGACCAAACCCAAAAATTATCTCTATGACGAGCTGTTCATCGCCGGTGACGAATTTCTCTGTTATTCCGCATTTCAAATATTGATACGGCTCGCTTGTGAACATGCAGCGCCCTCCTCCTGCGTGGAGATTGTCTGTCTGAAAAAACCAGACAGCATTATCTTGAATATTGATAGCTCTAGCATGCTGGATATCAGCTGTGTCTCATCTCTGTTCGATCAACTCTCCTCCTCAGATAATAAAGAAATGCACAGTCGCAATGGTTATCATGGAAAAATCATGCTGGAAGCTAATGGCGCTACCGTTACTGCATCGCTTGACGAAGAATCCCATCTGCTTAATATCTCAGCAATTTTCCCGCAAGAAGAGGATTTCAATCCATATCCAGAATGA
- a CDS encoding HD domain-containing phosphohydrolase, with amino-acid sequence MEHLALDAIRPVVLVVDDDTGTLNLMNALLSARYIIKLATTGRKALEIALADTPPDLVLLDIMMPDLDGHEVCRQLKADPKTSEIPVIFLTAMAQIEDERQGFALGAADYITKPISPPILLARIDTHLMLKRAADQLRASRHQLACQHAGQATPHHALAQGAALLLATFAAQRVLDVQPHVFYTQSCLKALVSQLVNQSHYRDALAGLDLELLYQAALLRDVGMLSVPETVQCNSAPLTLSEREQIVRHPEWGEVAIARLAGWVEESVASENLGEECCADNSTNRLLTGFALAGILARHHHERWDGNGYPDGLAGEKIPLVARLMAIVDVYGALLSERPYRPPFSREQALALMMAGRGSQFDPLLLDCFVALAPTFPPLGGVADGACHTP; translated from the coding sequence ATGGAACATCTTGCCCTGGACGCAATTCGTCCTGTGGTGCTGGTGGTTGATGATGATACCGGCACCCTCAATTTGATGAATGCACTGCTCAGTGCTCGCTATATCATCAAGCTGGCGACCACGGGTCGCAAGGCGCTGGAGATAGCCCTTGCCGACACGCCTCCTGACCTTGTGCTGCTCGATATCATGATGCCGGATCTGGATGGACATGAGGTGTGCCGTCAACTGAAAGCCGATCCAAAGACAAGCGAAATCCCGGTGATTTTTCTGACCGCCATGGCGCAGATCGAGGATGAGCGGCAGGGATTTGCACTAGGTGCCGCGGACTACATTACCAAACCCATCAGCCCGCCGATCCTGTTGGCCCGCATCGACACTCACCTGATGCTCAAGCGAGCGGCGGATCAACTGCGTGCATCTCGTCACCAGCTGGCGTGTCAGCATGCCGGGCAAGCAACGCCTCATCACGCCCTTGCACAGGGTGCCGCTTTGTTGCTGGCTACGTTTGCCGCGCAGCGTGTCCTTGATGTGCAACCTCATGTCTTTTACACCCAATCCTGCCTCAAAGCGCTGGTTAGCCAGCTGGTAAATCAGTCGCACTATCGGGATGCGTTGGCTGGGCTCGATCTCGAGCTGCTTTATCAGGCCGCTTTGCTGAGGGATGTGGGGATGTTAAGTGTTCCGGAAACCGTCCAGTGTAACTCTGCTCCACTGACTCTGTCAGAGCGTGAGCAGATCGTCCGCCATCCTGAGTGGGGAGAAGTTGCGATCGCCCGGTTGGCGGGGTGGGTTGAGGAGTCTGTCGCCTCTGAGAACCTGGGGGAAGAGTGTTGTGCTGATAACAGTACTAATAGGCTACTCACCGGGTTTGCCCTCGCCGGGATATTGGCTCGTCATCATCATGAGCGCTGGGATGGCAACGGCTATCCCGATGGTCTGGCGGGAGAAAAGATCCCGTTGGTAGCGCGCCTGATGGCTATCGTCGATGTATATGGTGCTCTGCTTAGTGAACGACCCTATCGTCCGCCTTTCTCCCGCGAGCAGGCACTGGCACTAATGATGGCTGGGAGAGGCAGCCAGTTTGATCCTCTGCTGCTGGATTGTTTTGTCGCTCTGGCGCCGACATTCCCGCCGCTTGGCGGAGTGGCTGACGGAGCATGCCATACACCATGA
- a CDS encoding ATP-binding protein, producing the protein MKSRLWYMVAVLLLSLMVASLVDAFYLELERQEYRQSLDTRIQREGENLQQLTLSSKGMGAVQLAGRLNREIQQSSLLERGDLSPSEALQVLAQGVKANHAFVTNKAGVIVRDWDALGRHVVGQDVSFRSYFRQGIRGMETVDAGVSLNTGKRMIYVAAPVSHDRAQGSEISGVVVARYEMTLLDTFLAGWGNTIGLLVSPDGVVMASNKSDWQMAVVGPNSVARQQQLLASRQYGHYFAADRQPVILPVLDGSEVKIGEESYLVSRLPIEWHDAKGQWTLLLLGNAEQAVSGWRRAALFGTALLICLISALLWQGRMLRRRSIRERNEQFAFQQALIDTLPHPLFYTDNQGCLLGVNRAFTSAFGSVQPVEGKRLAELPQLAVLDEADKDSTIQRVVGSQVRTQHEVRMLSQDGRPMDMLYFLSGIELAESERSGAVGSLVDITPIRAAEQAMREAHDRIAADRQRLHESEQRIHSMVRNVPGMVYRCLPHPPWTMLFVSDEAEKLTGYPASDFVGDGNSRDFVDLIHPDDLELSNRNTIEAIAGHRQYINEYRIFDRWGQIRWVYSIGLATYDANGEAACLDGIIFDFSDRKQAEGAMLEARRIAEDATRTKSEFLANMSHEIRTPMNAIIGMVHLALQTSLSHEQHNYVSKIDRAANNLLGILNDILDFSKMEAGKLQLEQVDFRLNEVFEWLADLTAFRAREKGLALLFDLAGDLPDRLRGDPLRLGQILLNLTSNAIKFTEQGEVIVRLARSDENDGAIWLQGCVQDSGIGMTAEQCQRLFHSFEQADSSTTRKYGGTGLGLAITNNLVQLMDGEIRVESTPGQGSGFHFRIRLAIVADQDKQQEQCVEMPLAPRRVLLLEQHPASRAAILHQLSAQPVELVYADAPAAVLALLHQGIAAGKPCERVVLGWQEGESWLSEVLQEIAMLAVSPAILLITSGDPALVASHVAVQGLSPGDVLAHPFTPQALSQALSGNAVAGEALSDTSPHHPVALPGHGLAGARLLLVDDNDMNREVALALLGKEQITLVCACDGAQALSLLAQDRGFDGILMDCQMPVMDGYTATRLIRADPALSAIPIIAMTASTMATDKEKALAAGMNAHIAKPLNMSLLLATLSHWIKPARPLGAASNSQVSDDVTPWQDVLGLDVQRGMTVMGGDSVLYRNMLQRFCQGQQGFEASFHSAWASDDKGTARRLAHTLKGSASTIGATGVAAQAALLERACEEADYAGVATRLPSLMAELMPLLSGLEAVLASSPMAVVTSRGIDAEMLALQLRQLKALLAQSDAQALALCQQIEADLAGSELQLRAAFQEVSRVVNEFEFDQALQLLEPLLG; encoded by the coding sequence ATGAAATCCCGTCTTTGGTATATGGTCGCCGTGTTGTTGCTTTCCTTGATGGTGGCCAGTCTGGTCGATGCTTTCTATCTGGAACTGGAGCGGCAGGAGTATCGCCAGTCGCTGGATACCCGCATTCAGCGCGAGGGCGAGAATCTGCAGCAATTGACCCTCTCAAGCAAGGGGATGGGGGCCGTTCAACTGGCTGGCCGTCTCAACCGCGAGATCCAGCAATCGTCACTGCTTGAGCGGGGGGACCTGAGCCCCAGCGAGGCACTGCAGGTACTGGCGCAAGGGGTGAAAGCCAATCATGCCTTTGTTACCAACAAGGCAGGGGTGATCGTCCGTGACTGGGATGCGCTCGGCCGACATGTTGTTGGGCAGGATGTATCTTTTCGCTCTTACTTCAGGCAAGGGATCAGGGGGATGGAAACGGTGGATGCCGGGGTGAGCCTCAATACCGGCAAGCGGATGATCTATGTTGCTGCGCCAGTTTCTCACGATCGGGCGCAAGGAAGCGAAATTTCCGGAGTGGTGGTGGCTCGTTACGAGATGACACTGCTCGATACCTTTCTGGCAGGGTGGGGTAATACCATCGGCTTGTTGGTCTCGCCAGATGGTGTGGTGATGGCCAGCAACAAGAGTGACTGGCAAATGGCAGTGGTGGGGCCAAACTCTGTCGCAAGGCAGCAGCAGCTCTTGGCATCTCGTCAGTACGGACATTATTTTGCAGCGGATCGCCAGCCGGTGATCCTGCCTGTGCTTGATGGCAGTGAGGTGAAGATAGGGGAGGAAAGCTATCTGGTAAGCCGCCTGCCCATCGAGTGGCACGATGCCAAAGGGCAATGGACGCTGCTGTTGCTGGGTAATGCTGAGCAGGCCGTATCAGGATGGCGGCGAGCGGCCTTGTTCGGCACAGCTCTGTTGATCTGTCTGATATCTGCTCTGCTCTGGCAGGGCCGGATGTTGCGTCGCCGCAGCATTCGCGAGCGCAACGAGCAGTTTGCCTTTCAACAGGCATTGATCGATACCCTGCCACATCCTCTCTTCTATACCGACAATCAGGGTTGTTTGTTGGGCGTAAATCGCGCTTTTACCAGCGCATTTGGCAGTGTCCAGCCAGTCGAGGGCAAGCGGCTGGCTGAGCTGCCCCAGCTGGCTGTACTGGATGAGGCAGATAAGGACAGCACCATACAGAGGGTGGTTGGCAGTCAGGTCAGAACACAGCATGAAGTGCGTATGCTCTCGCAGGATGGGCGTCCTATGGACATGCTCTATTTTCTTTCGGGAATTGAACTTGCCGAGAGCGAGCGAAGCGGTGCGGTCGGCAGCCTGGTCGACATCACCCCGATCCGTGCTGCCGAGCAGGCCATGCGGGAGGCCCATGATCGGATAGCGGCGGATCGCCAGCGATTGCATGAGAGCGAACAACGGATCCACTCCATGGTGCGCAATGTGCCGGGTATGGTCTATCGCTGTTTGCCTCATCCCCCCTGGACCATGTTGTTCGTCAGCGACGAGGCGGAGAAATTGACTGGCTATCCTGCCAGCGATTTTGTCGGTGATGGTAACAGTCGCGATTTTGTTGACTTGATCCATCCCGATGATCTCGAGCTGAGCAACCGCAACACCATCGAGGCGATTGCCGGACACCGGCAATATATCAACGAGTATCGCATTTTCGATCGCTGGGGCCAGATCCGTTGGGTCTACTCCATCGGGCTCGCTACCTATGACGCAAATGGTGAGGCCGCCTGTCTGGACGGGATCATCTTCGATTTCAGCGACCGCAAGCAGGCGGAGGGCGCCATGCTTGAAGCCCGGCGGATCGCCGAAGACGCCACCCGAACCAAGAGCGAATTTTTGGCCAACATGAGCCATGAGATCCGCACGCCGATGAATGCCATCATCGGAATGGTCCATCTGGCGCTACAAACCAGCCTCTCCCACGAGCAGCATAACTATGTAAGCAAAATAGACCGTGCGGCGAACAACTTGCTGGGGATCCTCAACGACATACTTGATTTTTCCAAGATGGAGGCGGGCAAGCTGCAACTGGAGCAGGTGGATTTCCGGCTCAACGAGGTATTCGAGTGGCTAGCTGATCTGACGGCGTTTCGGGCGCGGGAAAAGGGGCTGGCGCTGCTGTTCGATTTGGCCGGTGATCTGCCTGATCGTTTGCGCGGTGATCCCCTGCGACTTGGCCAGATCCTGCTCAACCTGACCAGCAATGCTATCAAGTTTACCGAGCAGGGAGAGGTGATTGTCCGGTTGGCACGCAGTGACGAGAATGATGGTGCGATCTGGCTGCAGGGCTGTGTCCAGGATAGCGGTATCGGCATGACGGCGGAGCAGTGTCAGCGTCTCTTCCACTCCTTTGAGCAGGCTGACAGCTCGACCACCCGCAAATATGGTGGCACCGGCCTTGGTTTGGCCATCACAAACAATCTGGTGCAGCTGATGGATGGGGAGATCCGGGTGGAGAGTACCCCTGGGCAGGGCAGCGGGTTCCACTTCCGTATTCGGCTTGCGATCGTGGCGGATCAGGATAAGCAGCAAGAGCAATGTGTTGAGATGCCGCTGGCGCCACGGCGAGTGCTGTTGCTGGAGCAGCACCCTGCTTCGCGAGCAGCCATCCTTCACCAGCTGTCGGCGCAGCCGGTTGAGCTTGTCTACGCGGACGCTCCCGCAGCAGTGCTGGCACTGCTGCATCAAGGTATCGCGGCGGGTAAACCCTGTGAGCGAGTGGTGCTGGGCTGGCAGGAGGGGGAGAGCTGGTTGTCAGAGGTGTTGCAGGAGATTGCCATGCTGGCAGTGTCGCCCGCGATCTTGCTGATCACCTCTGGCGATCCTGCACTGGTTGCCAGTCATGTCGCGGTGCAGGGGCTGTCGCCGGGTGATGTACTTGCCCATCCGTTTACTCCGCAGGCATTGAGCCAGGCGCTGAGTGGCAACGCCGTCGCGGGGGAGGCGTTATCTGATACAAGCCCTCATCATCCGGTGGCGCTGCCCGGTCATGGGCTGGCGGGGGCTCGTCTGCTGCTGGTAGATGATAACGACATGAACCGGGAGGTGGCATTGGCCCTGTTGGGCAAGGAGCAGATCACGCTGGTCTGTGCCTGTGATGGGGCGCAAGCGCTCTCCCTGCTGGCGCAAGATCGCGGGTTTGACGGCATCCTGATGGATTGCCAGATGCCGGTGATGGACGGATATACCGCGACCCGGTTGATCCGCGCCGATCCGGCGCTGTCCGCGATCCCCATTATCGCCATGACTGCCAGCACCATGGCCACAGATAAAGAGAAGGCGCTGGCGGCCGGCATGAATGCTCATATCGCCAAGCCTTTGAATATGTCGCTGTTGCTGGCGACCCTTTCGCACTGGATTAAACCTGCCAGACCGCTGGGAGCCGCTAGCAACTCGCAGGTGTCAGACGATGTGACCCCTTGGCAAGATGTGCTCGGTCTTGATGTGCAACGGGGCATGACAGTAATGGGGGGGGACAGTGTGCTCTACCGAAATATGTTGCAGCGTTTCTGCCAGGGACAGCAGGGATTTGAAGCCAGTTTCCACTCAGCGTGGGCCTCGGATGACAAGGGGACGGCCCGGCGTCTGGCTCACACCCTCAAGGGCAGTGCCAGCACCATAGGCGCAACCGGTGTGGCGGCACAGGCTGCGCTGCTCGAGCGCGCCTGTGAAGAGGCGGATTACGCAGGGGTTGCAACCCGCTTGCCATCCCTGATGGCAGAGCTGATGCCGCTGTTGTCTGGGCTGGAAGCTGTGCTGGCATCGTCCCCCATGGCGGTGGTAACTTCCCGGGGTATCGATGCCGAGATGCTGGCGTTGCAACTGCGGCAGTTGAAGGCCTTGTTGGCACAGAGCGATGCCCAGGCGTTGGCGCTCTGTCAGCAGATAGAGGCTGATCTGGCTGGCAGTGAATTGCAGCTGCGGGCTGCGTTTCAAGAGGTGAGTCGGGTGGTCAACGAGTTTGAGTTCGATCAGGCGTTGCAGTTGCTGGAGCCACTGCTCGGCTGA
- the hybO gene encoding hydrogenase 2 small subunit, with protein sequence MVEDNFLSAHGINRRDFMKLCAGMAATLGLSQNAVAKMATALTSPERPPVIWIGAQECTGCTESLLRATHPTIENLILNTISLEYHEVLSAAFGHQAEENKHNAIKRYKGKYVLVVDGSIPLKDGGVYCMVAGEPIVDHIRRAAADAAAVIAIGSCAAWGGVPASGGNPTGAVSLEEALGNIGTPIINIPGCPPNPHNFLTTVAYYITYGKLPALDSKKRPLFAYERLIHENCERRPHFDAGRFAKEFGDEGHRQGWCLYHLGCKGPETYGNCSTLEFCDVGGGIWPVGIGHPCYGCNEQGVGFSKGIFQLAKVENPTPRVDKPDVKIQEGGYTSPTATGLIGGALGVLVGVSLMTVRELGRQQKRHEAGQHPSREE encoded by the coding sequence ATGGTCGAGGATAATTTTTTATCGGCTCATGGGATTAATCGCCGTGATTTTATGAAATTGTGTGCCGGGATGGCCGCAACCCTGGGATTAAGTCAGAATGCCGTCGCCAAGATGGCCACTGCGCTCACCAGCCCCGAGCGGCCGCCGGTGATCTGGATAGGGGCGCAGGAGTGCACCGGCTGTACCGAGTCGCTGTTGCGGGCCACGCACCCCACCATCGAGAACCTGATCCTCAATACCATTTCGCTGGAGTACCACGAGGTGCTCTCGGCGGCCTTTGGTCATCAGGCGGAAGAGAACAAGCACAACGCCATCAAGCGCTATAAAGGCAAGTATGTGCTGGTGGTGGATGGTTCCATTCCGCTCAAGGATGGTGGCGTCTACTGCATGGTGGCCGGTGAGCCCATCGTCGACCATATTCGCCGTGCGGCTGCCGATGCGGCTGCCGTCATCGCCATTGGTTCCTGTGCAGCCTGGGGTGGCGTCCCTGCCAGTGGTGGCAACCCGACCGGTGCCGTCAGCCTTGAAGAGGCGCTCGGCAATATCGGCACCCCCATCATCAATATCCCGGGTTGCCCGCCCAATCCTCACAACTTCCTCACCACGGTTGCCTACTACATCACCTACGGCAAGCTGCCAGCGCTGGATAGCAAGAAACGTCCGCTGTTTGCCTATGAGCGACTGATCCACGAGAACTGCGAGCGTCGTCCGCACTTCGACGCAGGGCGTTTTGCCAAGGAGTTTGGCGATGAGGGGCACCGTCAGGGCTGGTGTCTCTACCATCTGGGCTGCAAGGGGCCGGAGACCTACGGCAACTGCTCGACCTTGGAGTTCTGCGATGTGGGCGGCGGCATCTGGCCGGTCGGCATCGGTCACCCCTGTTATGGCTGCAACGAGCAGGGGGTCGGTTTTAGCAAGGGGATCTTCCAGCTCGCCAAGGTCGAGAACCCGACTCCGAGGGTGGATAAACCAGATGTGAAGATCCAGGAGGGGGGCTATACCTCGCCCACCGCGACCGGCCTGATCGGTGGCGCCCTCGGGGTGCTGGTCGGGGTGAGTCTGATGACGGTGCGTGAACTCGGTCGCCAGCAGAAGCGCCACGAAGCCGGGCAGCACCCATCACGGGAGGAGTGA